The following are encoded in a window of Telmatobacter sp. DSM 110680 genomic DNA:
- a CDS encoding aldo/keto reductase encodes METTRIAGIEVSRVGLGTWAIGGSEWGAVAEDAAIATCLSAIERGMNLIDTAPIYGRGRAEEIVGKVMRAHGRREGFYIATKAGLDWNDRGVFANSTPARLRREIEDSLRRLGTDYIDLYQIHWPDTLVPIAETAGVLAEFQREGKVRALGVSNFSAQQMEEFRSVVPLASDQPPYNIFEREIDGATLPWCAANGVAVLTYSSLCRSLLGGRIHRGMKFEPGDIRAVDPKFQEPQFSQYMTAVERLAGLARDRYGKSLAQLAARWVLDRPGISVALWGAKRPDQLDAVAGVMGWKIDASTMAEIDCIVAESVTDPVGPEYLTPQVRNS; translated from the coding sequence ATGGAAACTACAAGAATTGCGGGCATAGAAGTCTCGCGTGTAGGGCTGGGAACCTGGGCGATCGGCGGTTCAGAATGGGGCGCCGTTGCCGAAGATGCAGCGATTGCCACATGCCTGAGCGCGATCGAACGCGGTATGAACCTGATCGATACCGCTCCGATCTACGGCCGTGGGCGTGCTGAAGAGATTGTCGGCAAGGTCATGAGAGCTCACGGACGTCGCGAAGGGTTCTATATTGCGACCAAGGCCGGTCTCGATTGGAACGACCGCGGCGTGTTTGCCAACTCCACGCCGGCACGGTTGAGGCGCGAGATTGAGGACAGCCTCCGCCGACTCGGCACCGACTATATCGACCTCTATCAGATTCATTGGCCGGATACCCTGGTGCCCATCGCGGAAACAGCTGGCGTGCTCGCGGAGTTTCAGCGGGAGGGAAAAGTGCGGGCTCTCGGAGTCAGCAATTTCAGCGCGCAGCAGATGGAAGAATTTCGCAGTGTAGTCCCGCTTGCTTCGGACCAGCCGCCCTACAACATCTTCGAGCGCGAAATCGACGGTGCAACTTTGCCTTGGTGCGCCGCCAACGGAGTTGCGGTGCTGACCTACAGTTCGTTGTGCCGAAGCCTTCTGGGTGGTCGCATCCATCGCGGCATGAAGTTCGAACCGGGAGACATTCGCGCTGTCGATCCAAAATTCCAGGAGCCGCAGTTTAGTCAATATATGACGGCGGTCGAGAGGCTGGCTGGACTGGCCCGCGATCGCTACGGAAAATCGCTGGCTCAATTGGCAGCGCGGTGGGTGCTCGATCGTCCCGGAATCTCGGTGGCACTGTGGGGGGCCAAGCGCCCCGATCAACTAGATGCGGTCGCTGGCGTTATGGGCTGGAAGATCGACGCTTCGACCATGGCAGAGATCGATTGCATTGTGGCGGAGTCGGTGACGGACCCGGTTGGGCCGGAGTATTTAACCCCGCAGGTGCGCAATAGCTGA
- a CDS encoding TolC family protein, translating into MPIDFNPEPGLRRVIFPALLGASLLAPFSFVAAIANAQAPSQAPSQTTVQAAQPDPAAASQPIVITLDEALKRAQSSEPTYAMAVADSKVARLDRSIARAGLLPSATYHNQALYTQPNGLSNQAGQGTGSQPSPIFIANNAVHEYASQAVINEDIGLAQISAVRRADAAAAVATAEMEIARRGLVSTVTGLYYGLAAANKKLAIAERAKAEADDFVKLTSEREQAREAAHADTVKAQLEQQTRERELSDAKIGAGKARLELAVLLFPDPRTEYTINVSENPAPLAARADVNQLAAKNNAELKSALATLQLSSADVLAARGAYLPGLGLNYTYGIDAPQFAVKGPDNVNNLGYSASITLDIPVWDWLATEHKVKQSEIKRDAAKVALTATQRRMVAQLDEAYAEAQAARDQLASLDLSVATAAESLRLTRMRYTGGEATVLEVVDAQSAFITAQNAREDGRVRYEAALSGLQTLTGIK; encoded by the coding sequence GTGCCGATCGACTTCAATCCAGAGCCCGGTCTGAGACGCGTTATCTTTCCCGCCCTGCTCGGCGCGTCGCTTCTCGCTCCGTTTTCTTTCGTCGCTGCAATCGCAAATGCGCAGGCTCCGTCGCAAGCCCCCTCGCAAACAACGGTACAAGCCGCGCAGCCGGATCCAGCTGCAGCATCGCAGCCCATTGTCATCACGCTTGACGAGGCTTTGAAACGCGCGCAATCCAGTGAACCGACTTATGCCATGGCCGTGGCGGACAGCAAAGTTGCGAGGCTCGATCGCTCCATTGCCCGTGCCGGTTTGCTGCCCAGCGCGACCTATCACAACCAGGCTCTTTACACGCAGCCCAATGGCCTCTCAAACCAAGCCGGCCAAGGCACCGGGTCTCAGCCTTCTCCAATCTTCATCGCCAATAATGCCGTGCACGAATACGCAAGCCAGGCAGTAATCAACGAAGACATCGGCCTCGCGCAGATATCCGCCGTACGTCGCGCAGATGCCGCCGCCGCAGTTGCTACAGCAGAGATGGAAATTGCACGTCGCGGGCTGGTCTCCACCGTAACTGGTCTTTACTACGGACTGGCCGCCGCAAATAAAAAGCTCGCCATTGCGGAGCGCGCCAAGGCTGAGGCCGACGACTTCGTCAAACTCACCAGCGAGCGCGAACAAGCCCGCGAAGCCGCACACGCCGATACCGTAAAAGCTCAGCTTGAGCAGCAGACGCGCGAGCGCGAACTCTCCGACGCGAAGATCGGCGCCGGCAAAGCGCGCCTTGAGCTTGCAGTTCTGCTCTTCCCCGATCCGCGCACTGAATACACCATCAACGTGTCGGAAAATCCCGCACCACTCGCGGCCCGCGCCGATGTCAATCAGCTCGCCGCCAAAAACAATGCGGAACTGAAGAGTGCTCTTGCAACCTTGCAATTGAGCAGCGCAGATGTCCTGGCTGCACGAGGCGCTTATCTACCCGGCCTCGGCCTCAACTACACCTATGGCATCGATGCGCCGCAGTTTGCTGTGAAGGGTCCCGACAACGTAAACAACCTTGGCTACTCGGCCTCGATCACTCTCGATATTCCTGTGTGGGACTGGCTGGCCACAGAGCACAAGGTAAAGCAAAGCGAGATAAAACGCGACGCCGCCAAAGTGGCGCTCACGGCAACACAGCGCCGCATGGTCGCGCAACTGGACGAAGCCTATGCCGAAGCTCAGGCTGCCCGCGATCAGCTCGCGTCTCTCGACCTCAGCGTCGCCACTGCAGCGGAAAGCCTGCGCCTTACCAGGATGCGTTACACCGGCGGCGAGGCTACGGTGCTCGAAGTTGTCGATGCCCAATCAGCTTTCATCACCGCTCAGAATGCCCGTGAAGACGGGCGCGTGCGATACGAAGCAGCACTTTCGGGACTGCAGACCCTGACTGGAATCAAGTAA
- a CDS encoding efflux RND transporter periplasmic adaptor subunit, translating into MNKLIRIDHRFRTRSRQCMMLDARAFSAALLLALVFAAGCKKEETPAPEITVQAEHPEQGTISDHITADAILAPLAQAAIVPKISAPVKKFYVQRGAKVKEGQLLAVLENGDLIGAAQDNKGSYEAAQAAYATATRAQVPEDAQKAELDYAQAKANLDLNNSIVNSRKQLFAEGAIPGRDLDTAQAALVQAQAAYDAAAKHLESMKNVSHEAALKSAEGQLTSAEGKYKGAEAQVNFTEIRSPINGTITDRPLYAGETPAAGAPLITVMDTSSLLAKAHIAQSLAQQMKIGDSATLMVPGIKDPVDANVTLISPALDPGSTTLEIWLKVDNKKATLKVGTPVKVSITGHTVENALKVPASSILTAQDGTKSVMVVGTDSTAHKRSVELGIQDGDDVQITKGLTTADTVITGGAYGLDDGSKVKVGKADDDDAKPGAGTGGDKD; encoded by the coding sequence ATGAACAAACTGATCCGAATCGACCACCGTTTCCGCACGCGCAGCAGGCAATGCATGATGCTCGATGCACGCGCATTTTCCGCGGCTTTGCTGCTCGCGCTCGTCTTCGCCGCCGGCTGCAAGAAAGAAGAGACGCCCGCGCCGGAGATCACTGTGCAGGCTGAGCATCCTGAACAGGGCACGATCTCCGATCACATCACCGCCGACGCGATTCTTGCTCCCCTTGCGCAGGCGGCGATCGTGCCCAAGATAAGTGCGCCCGTCAAGAAGTTCTACGTCCAGCGCGGAGCGAAGGTGAAAGAAGGCCAGCTTCTCGCAGTGCTTGAGAATGGTGACCTCATCGGAGCGGCACAAGATAACAAGGGTTCCTACGAGGCTGCGCAAGCGGCCTACGCAACCGCGACCCGGGCACAGGTGCCTGAAGACGCGCAAAAGGCGGAACTGGACTACGCCCAGGCCAAGGCTAATCTCGACCTCAACAACAGCATCGTAAACAGCCGTAAGCAACTCTTTGCCGAGGGCGCCATCCCCGGCCGCGATTTGGACACAGCGCAGGCTGCACTGGTGCAGGCACAAGCTGCATATGATGCCGCAGCGAAGCACCTCGAGTCCATGAAGAACGTCAGCCACGAAGCCGCGCTCAAATCCGCAGAGGGCCAGCTCACGTCGGCAGAAGGCAAATACAAGGGTGCGGAGGCGCAGGTTAATTTCACTGAGATTCGCAGCCCCATTAACGGCACCATCACCGATCGTCCGCTTTACGCCGGCGAAACACCGGCAGCCGGCGCGCCGCTGATCACTGTAATGGATACCTCATCTCTGCTGGCCAAGGCGCATATCGCGCAGAGCCTTGCTCAGCAGATGAAGATTGGCGACTCCGCAACACTCATGGTTCCCGGCATCAAGGATCCCGTGGACGCCAACGTGACGCTGATCAGTCCGGCACTCGATCCTGGGAGTACGACCCTTGAAATCTGGCTCAAGGTCGACAACAAAAAAGCCACGTTGAAAGTCGGCACGCCCGTCAAAGTCTCCATCACCGGACACACCGTCGAGAACGCATTGAAGGTGCCCGCGTCTTCTATCCTCACCGCGCAGGACGGCACGAAATCCGTCATGGTGGTTGGTACTGACAGCACCGCTCACAAAAGGTCAGTCGAACTCGGAATTCAGGACGGCGATGACGTTCAGATCACCAAGGGCCTGACGACCGCGGACACGGTCATCACCGGCGGCGCCTATGGGCTCGATGATGGTTCGAAGGTAAAGGTCGGCAAGGCCGACGATGATGACGCCAAGCCCGGCGCCGGCACGGGAGGCGACAAGGACTGA